The Flavobacterium sp. 123 genome contains a region encoding:
- a CDS encoding DegT/DnrJ/EryC1/StrS aminotransferase family protein, whose amino-acid sequence MIKFLDLQKINAQYANELKQVAADVIDSGWYLLGERVKLFENNLEAFQEGGNAIAVANGLDALRLIFKAYIELGFMQEGDEVIVPANTYIASVLAITDNKLVPVLVEPDLGTFNLDLSLIESKITAKTKAIMVVHLYGRVCWSTELETLAKKHNLKIIEDNAQSIGARWNGIRTGNLGDAAGFSFYPGKNLGALGDSGAVTTKDAELAKAIRTLANYGSAQKYVNQYQGLNSRMDEMQAAFLDVKLRFVDAETSRRQEIANYYIENIKNDKIILPSVGKVGEHVWHLFVIRTANRDELQAYLQENGVQTLIHYPIPPHKQECYANLNRVNLPITDKIHAEVLSLPISPVMTDEEVEKVCNVINVFCKEIAV is encoded by the coding sequence ATGATTAAATTTTTAGACTTACAAAAAATAAACGCTCAGTATGCAAACGAGTTAAAGCAAGTTGCAGCCGATGTAATTGATAGCGGTTGGTATCTGTTGGGGGAGCGAGTAAAACTGTTCGAAAACAATTTAGAAGCTTTTCAAGAAGGAGGAAATGCAATAGCCGTTGCTAATGGATTGGATGCTTTGCGACTTATTTTTAAAGCCTATATCGAGTTAGGATTTATGCAGGAAGGTGACGAGGTAATTGTCCCTGCAAATACTTATATCGCTTCTGTATTGGCGATTACAGATAATAAATTAGTGCCAGTTTTAGTAGAACCCGATTTGGGTACTTTTAATTTAGATTTGAGTTTGATAGAAAGTAAGATCACTGCAAAGACCAAAGCCATTATGGTAGTCCATCTTTATGGTCGTGTTTGTTGGAGTACAGAATTGGAGACTTTAGCCAAAAAGCACAATTTGAAAATTATTGAAGATAATGCTCAATCAATAGGAGCTCGTTGGAATGGCATTCGTACGGGTAATCTAGGAGACGCTGCAGGTTTTAGTTTTTACCCAGGTAAAAACTTAGGGGCATTGGGAGATTCAGGTGCGGTAACGACTAAAGATGCTGAGTTAGCTAAAGCGATTCGTACTTTGGCAAATTATGGCTCTGCTCAAAAATATGTAAATCAATACCAGGGTTTAAATAGCCGTATGGATGAAATGCAAGCCGCTTTCTTAGACGTGAAATTGCGTTTTGTTGATGCTGAAACTTCTCGCCGTCAAGAAATTGCTAATTATTATATTGAGAATATCAAGAATGATAAAATAATCTTGCCTTCTGTTGGTAAAGTTGGAGAACATGTTTGGCATCTTTTTGTTATTCGTACTGCCAATCGTGATGAATTACAAGCCTATTTACAAGAAAATGGGGTTCAGACGTTGATTCATTATCCAATTCCTCCTCATAAACAGGAATGTTATGCTAATCTAAATAGGGTTAATTTGCCTATCACAGACAAAATTCATGCGGAAGTGTTGAGTTTGCCAATTAGTCCTGTGATGACAGATGAAGAAGTTGAAAAAGTGTGTAATGTTATTAATGTTTTTTGTAAAGAAATTGCTGTATAA
- a CDS encoding aldolase catalytic domain-containing protein → MKILDCTLRDGGYYTNWNFDKKLTDLYFKSLNDLPVDYLEVGYRCNPGTDYYGEYYYCPPYVLERIKSISNKKLVIILDEKNIKKEDIKELLKPCIGVVAMIRFAIDPKNFKRALVLAEEVKKLGFEVGFNVMYMSTWKDESDFLESIKYVDGIADYFYMVDSFGGIFPKDVKDTIDIVRSKTNVALGFHGHNNLELALVNSLTAIENGVEIIDATITGMGRGAGNLKTELLLTVLNSVNGLEVDFNALSQVTGAFELLQKEYEWGTNIPYMVSGANSLPQKEVMEWVSKRYYSYNSIIRALHNKKEGVKDNLKFDILKHKNSSKEVLIIGGGDSVLTHIEALLVYLEAKQEITIIHASSKNAKPFKNLKNKQIFCLVGNEGHRLEDVFHEYKDFQGICVLPPYPREMGTYVPLSVESRTFELENVNFTKLNVFSHTSLAIQTALNLGVSSVLVSGYDGYSGDKIAEKEQELFIENESLFQEGIVKGVEFYSLTPSKYKSLIAKSIYGLLI, encoded by the coding sequence ATGAAAATACTAGACTGCACATTAAGAGATGGAGGATATTATACAAATTGGAATTTTGATAAAAAACTAACAGATTTATACTTTAAATCTTTAAATGATTTACCAGTAGATTATCTTGAAGTAGGATATCGATGTAATCCAGGAACGGATTATTATGGGGAGTATTATTATTGTCCACCCTATGTTCTTGAAAGAATTAAAAGTATTTCAAATAAAAAACTTGTAATTATATTAGATGAAAAAAACATCAAGAAAGAAGATATAAAAGAGCTTTTGAAACCTTGTATTGGAGTCGTTGCAATGATTCGTTTTGCAATTGATCCTAAAAACTTTAAAAGAGCACTAGTCTTAGCCGAAGAAGTGAAAAAACTTGGGTTTGAAGTTGGGTTTAATGTTATGTATATGTCAACATGGAAAGACGAATCAGATTTTTTAGAATCAATTAAGTATGTAGACGGAATTGCTGATTATTTTTATATGGTTGATTCTTTTGGAGGTATTTTCCCCAAAGATGTAAAAGACACGATTGATATAGTTCGATCTAAGACAAACGTTGCATTAGGATTTCATGGACATAATAATTTAGAATTGGCACTAGTTAATTCTTTGACGGCTATTGAAAATGGTGTTGAAATTATTGATGCTACAATAACTGGAATGGGAAGAGGAGCAGGTAATTTGAAAACGGAATTATTATTAACAGTTTTAAATAGTGTTAATGGTTTAGAGGTTGATTTTAATGCTTTAAGTCAAGTGACAGGAGCATTTGAATTGTTACAAAAAGAGTATGAATGGGGAACAAATATTCCTTATATGGTTTCTGGGGCAAATTCATTACCACAAAAAGAGGTTATGGAATGGGTAAGTAAAAGATATTATTCTTACAATAGTATAATAAGAGCTTTACATAATAAAAAAGAAGGAGTTAAGGATAATTTAAAATTTGATATACTTAAGCATAAAAATTCTTCTAAAGAGGTATTAATAATTGGTGGGGGGGATTCTGTTTTGACTCATATTGAAGCATTACTCGTTTATTTAGAAGCAAAACAAGAGATAACAATTATTCATGCGAGTTCAAAAAATGCTAAGCCCTTTAAAAATCTAAAGAATAAACAAATATTTTGTTTGGTTGGAAATGAGGGGCATAGACTTGAAGATGTTTTTCATGAATATAAAGATTTTCAAGGAATTTGTGTGTTGCCTCCCTATCCAAGAGAAATGGGAACTTATGTTCCTCTTTCTGTTGAAAGCCGAACTTTCGAGTTAGAAAATGTGAATTTTACAAAATTAAATGTTTTTTCTCACACTTCATTAGCTATTCAGACGGCATTAAACCTTGGAGTGTCCAGCGTATTGGTAAGTGGATATGACGGTTATTCTGGAGATAAAATTGCAGAGAAGGAACAAGAATTATTTATTGAAAATGAGAGTTTGTTTCAAGAAGGAATAGTTAAAGGGGTTGAATTTTATTCTTTAACGCCAAGTAAATATAAATCTTTAATAGCCAAATCAATTTATGGCTTGTTAATATAG
- a CDS encoding lipopolysaccharide biosynthesis protein codes for MEMPIKSKIKELFSHGIVYGLTSSLQNVLGFVLLPILTVYYTPAEFGVYSIILLASALASAIFYFGASSALGRFYFDEDSDNYRKEIVSTALFITIAGALLLVLLSFLFGDYLSVLLFDSPIYRVPIILAFSGAAFGFLLNTMTLLLRYEKRSVLFMVVTLVGVCLNFVITYILLTIFHYGILAPLWGSFLSIGSCFVFLFVIKFSGLTLKVNSSYYKKILFFGIQFSISGLLFYLLDYVDRIIIKELLPMADVGIYSLGCRIAAVINVILIMPFSLIWAPIRMQYASSDNNQEFTSKIFSYLAISGFVLVLLAMLFGNDLMSLVFVNDKYAGSAKVFPLIMLSLLFYGFQNILDFGIYLHKKVYFYIIISLIGITFNVVMNYWLIPHFGYMASAYITFFTYFITTGLIYLVSSKYHTLKLEWNRIWIPFVVLITLYYLVNFTAIFNYYSLLIRILVTIVLVLGIVFCWLSKKEQEIIRKFLNV; via the coding sequence ATGGAGATGCCCATTAAATCAAAAATAAAAGAATTATTTAGTCACGGTATTGTTTATGGGCTTACCTCTTCTTTGCAAAATGTACTTGGTTTTGTATTATTACCAATATTAACTGTTTATTATACTCCTGCGGAGTTTGGCGTTTATAGTATTATTTTGTTGGCAAGTGCTTTGGCAAGTGCGATTTTTTATTTTGGAGCTTCCTCTGCTTTAGGACGATTTTATTTTGATGAAGACTCAGATAATTACAGAAAAGAAATAGTTTCTACAGCATTATTTATAACAATTGCAGGGGCATTACTTTTGGTACTGTTATCTTTTTTGTTTGGAGATTACTTATCTGTTTTGCTTTTCGATTCTCCTATTTATCGAGTACCTATAATTTTAGCTTTTTCTGGAGCAGCTTTTGGTTTTTTATTAAATACGATGACCCTTTTATTGCGTTATGAAAAACGTTCTGTTTTATTCATGGTCGTAACTTTAGTAGGGGTATGCTTAAATTTTGTTATTACTTATATATTGCTGACAATTTTTCATTACGGAATTTTAGCACCGCTTTGGGGCTCATTTTTGAGTATAGGTTCATGCTTTGTTTTTTTGTTTGTAATTAAATTTTCGGGTTTAACTCTAAAAGTTAATTCTTCTTATTATAAAAAGATATTATTTTTTGGGATACAATTTAGTATAAGTGGTTTGTTATTTTATTTATTAGATTATGTAGATCGCATCATTATTAAAGAATTGCTGCCAATGGCAGATGTTGGTATCTATTCTTTAGGTTGTAGAATTGCGGCGGTTATTAATGTAATTTTGATTATGCCTTTTAGCCTTATTTGGGCTCCTATTCGTATGCAATATGCTTCTAGTGATAATAACCAGGAATTTACGTCAAAAATATTTTCTTATCTAGCGATTTCGGGTTTTGTTTTAGTTTTACTGGCAATGTTGTTTGGGAACGATTTAATGTCATTAGTATTTGTGAATGATAAATATGCTGGATCTGCCAAAGTTTTTCCTTTAATTATGCTGTCTTTATTGTTTTATGGTTTTCAAAACATACTTGATTTTGGAATTTATTTACACAAGAAAGTTTATTTTTATATCATAATTTCTTTAATTGGCATTACTTTTAATGTCGTGATGAATTATTGGTTAATTCCCCATTTTGGGTATATGGCGTCTGCTTACATTACTTTTTTCACCTATTTTATTACTACAGGTTTAATTTATTTAGTTTCATCAAAATATCATACATTAAAGTTAGAATGGAATAGAATATGGATTCCATTTGTTGTTTTAATTACGTTATATTATTTGGTTAATTTTACTGCAATTTTTAATTATTATAGTTTATTAATTAGAATTTTAGTTACAATTGTTTTGGTTTTAGGTATTGTTTTTTGTTGGTTAAGCAAGAAAGAACAAGAAATAATTCGTAAATTTTTGAATGTTTAA
- a CDS encoding 3-deoxy-manno-octulosonate cytidylyltransferase, giving the protein MQDYLIVIPARYESSRLPGKPLIDLMGKSMILRTYEKCIEVMPKENVIVATDDVRIYNHCLSHSIAVLMTSDSCLTGTDRVAEVARVIKAEYYINVQGDEPLFNSNDILKVLESIKNNNGKIINGYCSIKSSEEFFSTSIPKVVFRPDGRLLYMSRSPIPGNKNGDFVKANRQVCVYAFPQEALENFSGQKIKTALEKEEDIEIIRFLEMGYEVFMIELSDDSIAVDNPSDVEKVLNRLRNEN; this is encoded by the coding sequence ATGCAAGATTATTTAATAGTTATACCAGCGAGATATGAATCGTCTCGATTGCCAGGTAAACCCTTAATTGATTTAATGGGGAAAAGCATGATTCTGCGGACCTATGAAAAGTGTATAGAAGTAATGCCAAAAGAGAACGTTATTGTTGCGACTGATGATGTCAGGATTTATAATCATTGTTTAAGTCATTCTATAGCTGTCTTGATGACATCAGATTCATGTTTAACAGGTACAGATCGTGTAGCTGAAGTTGCACGAGTTATTAAAGCGGAATATTATATTAACGTGCAAGGTGATGAACCTTTATTTAATTCTAATGATATTTTAAAAGTATTAGAATCTATAAAAAATAATAATGGAAAAATTATTAATGGATATTGTTCTATAAAAAGCAGTGAGGAGTTTTTTAGTACATCAATCCCTAAAGTAGTATTCAGACCAGACGGTAGATTACTGTACATGTCAAGAAGTCCAATACCAGGAAATAAAAATGGTGATTTTGTGAAGGCTAATAGACAAGTTTGTGTTTATGCTTTCCCTCAAGAAGCACTGGAAAATTTCAGTGGGCAAAAAATAAAAACAGCTTTAGAAAAAGAAGAGGATATTGAAATTATTAGATTCCTAGAGATGGGTTATGAGGTCTTTATGATTGAGCTTTCTGATGATTCAATTGCAGTGGATAATCCAAGCGATGTTGAAAAAGTTTTAAATAGACTGCGTAATGAAAACTAA
- a CDS encoding HAD family hydrolase, producing MKTKPDQYKVILWDFDGVIVESNKVRESGFRKVLEQFPEEQIEELIKFHNLNGGLSRYVKFRYFYEVICKSSISEEKVQHLADSFSEIMLKKLGSKEYLINDTVKFIESNSNSIEMNIVSGSDQNELRILCSRLDIDKNFKSICGSPTPKNTLVADYLKNSKFKNEEICLIGDSMNDYEAAAVNEIDFYGYNNVELEYLGRYIKSFYN from the coding sequence ATGAAAACTAAACCAGATCAATATAAAGTAATACTTTGGGATTTTGACGGTGTAATTGTAGAATCAAATAAAGTAAGAGAAAGCGGTTTTAGAAAAGTATTAGAACAGTTTCCTGAAGAGCAAATAGAAGAGTTAATAAAATTTCATAATTTAAATGGTGGATTATCTAGATATGTTAAGTTTAGGTATTTTTATGAAGTTATATGTAAGTCGAGTATATCAGAAGAAAAAGTTCAACATTTAGCAGATTCATTTTCGGAAATAATGCTAAAAAAATTAGGCTCCAAAGAGTATTTAATCAATGATACAGTAAAATTTATTGAATCAAACTCTAATTCTATTGAAATGAATATTGTATCTGGTTCGGATCAAAATGAATTAAGAATACTCTGTTCAAGATTAGATATTGATAAAAATTTCAAATCTATTTGCGGATCTCCAACACCTAAAAACACTTTAGTTGCAGATTACCTGAAAAATTCAAAATTTAAGAATGAAGAGATTTGTTTAATTGGAGATTCTATGAATGATTATGAAGCTGCAGCTGTAAATGAGATCGATTTTTATGGTTATAATAATGTAGAATTAGAGTATCTAGGTAGATATATTAAATCATTTTATAATTAG
- a CDS encoding acyltransferase, with amino-acid sequence MIHSLAEVQTNKIGKNTYVWQYSIILSEAVIGDNCNINCHTFIENDVKIGNNVTIKSGVYLWDGIQIADNVFVGPNVTFTNDERPRSKQYPSEFKKIKIENNASIGAGAIVLGGVVIGAFSMIGAGALVTKNVPCRALVVGTPAKITGWLNEDGTKMEKKNEYFVDNFENKWIVEDNVLRKAKI; translated from the coding sequence ATGATACATTCTTTAGCAGAAGTACAAACAAATAAAATTGGAAAAAATACTTATGTGTGGCAATATTCAATTATTTTATCAGAAGCCGTAATAGGTGATAATTGTAATATTAATTGTCATACGTTTATTGAAAATGATGTGAAAATTGGTAATAATGTTACAATTAAAAGTGGGGTATATTTATGGGACGGAATCCAAATTGCTGATAATGTTTTTGTAGGTCCAAATGTAACTTTTACAAATGATGAAAGGCCACGATCAAAGCAGTACCCTTCAGAATTTAAAAAAATAAAAATTGAAAATAATGCTTCAATAGGAGCAGGAGCTATCGTTTTAGGCGGGGTAGTTATAGGAGCTTTTTCGATGATAGGGGCAGGTGCTTTAGTCACAAAAAATGTTCCTTGTAGAGCGTTAGTAGTAGGGACTCCAGCTAAAATTACCGGATGGCTTAATGAAGATGGAACTAAAATGGAAAAAAAGAATGAATATTTTGTTGATAATTTTGAAAATAAATGGATTGTTGAAGATAATGTATTAAGAAAAGCAAAAATTTAG